The DNA segment TATGACGGCTTTATCACCGGATTTTCTGTAATTCTCTTTGAAACCTACCAGTACATATTTCAGCTAAAAATAAATATGAAAGATTCAGAAAAAAATAAATGCGAAAGTTCTTGCTTTTCAATTTCTATGTGTTATACTGGAGAAGTAATAACAAGCAAATAACTATGATTTCAATATTCACATATCAGGAATTGTAATTATCTCATTGTACAATTCACGTATGTGTTTTTTTATACCATGAGAGTGCTTCTTATCTACATCATAAGGAGGTACTAATATGAGTACAGGTAAAGTAAAATGGTTTAATGCAGACAAAGGATACGGATTTATCACAACAGATGCAGGACAGGATCTGTTCGTACATTATTCTGAAATCCAGACAAACGGATTCCGTACACTGGAAGAAGGATCTAAAGTAAGCTTTGAAATCAACACGAACGATCGTGGAGATCACGCAGCTAACGTAACCGTAATCTAATTTACGAAATAAAAACCGCTCAGGCGGTTTTTTTATGCATACGCATACGTTTGATACATCACATCCTGATAAGCTGTAAAGCTAAACTTCGATATGCAGATAACTTTTCGTTTCTGCTTTTCAGGAATAGTGCTGCTCCTTCATTTTCTATAAGCAACCAAATCATGATCCTGTCGAAACAAAGCTATGCATACAATACCGCCAGGTAATAGAAAAGACCCCAACACAGCAGGGCCTTTCCTAAAATTATAGGGGATAGAATGATGTTATACGTAAATTAGGGATAGTTTTCGGGGATCATTTACGTATCAGCAGTTTTCTCATCTGCCATCATTACTATACAGCACACATATTTCGTAATTTGTCGAATTATGTCGCCTGTTCATTTTTTTCTTCTTCCAGATGAATCATCGGTTTCAGCAGCTCATAAAAATCCTCATACAAAACAAACTGAATCCCTGCTTCGTCTTTAAATGCCACATAATACTTGCCATAGCTGTCATATATCACTTCATATTTATCACGCTTGATAAGCACAGTTGCTAAAGGAATTTTATACCGCGTCTTGTTTCCGTTGACCAGCTTGTCCTCATATGCATAATGCGTACTGGCAAACACCGGTTTATCAATCCCTTCAATCCTGAGTTTTCCCTTTTCTATATCCGGCAAATACAAGTCGCTTTCTCCAGCTTCCACATATTTCCCAGGGAATTTCACAGCTGCAGCCTGTGCGATTTCCTGCTGATCTAGTCCTGTAATCTGCAAATCCATCACCTTCCTATGCCATGTATTATAGCACGAATTTCCACGATTTTGACGATCTGCGCCATCTATCACACAGTTTGTGTCAAGAAGTTTCGGTTTCCACACATTTTTCCATCATCACGCCATATTTAAACGGAAAGTTTTTTGTATACTATAGGCAAGCAAGTGGTAAGCTTGCTTAGTATGACATATTTCCCCCAAATAAATTCATACTTTCTCCCTTTCAATTAAATAATATAATACAAAAAAGACGTTCCCCCAAAACGTCTTTTTTGTTGCACTGCGCTGCGATCCACAAAATTGTGGAGGCTATCACACAATTTGTGCAAGGTTATTATGAATTCCACATATTTTACCATGATCGCGCCGTATTTAAACTGTAAGTTTCCTGTATACTATAAGCAAGCAAGTGGTAATCTTGCTGGTATGATAAAATTCCCCCAAAGAATACTTCATACTTTCTCCCTTTCAATATAAAACATAATGATTTACAAAAGAAGCTCATGAACCCAAGCATGAGCTTCTTTTGTTTTATTTATGTTCTTCCAGTGACCAGATGTTTTTATCTCTGCGAAATAGCAGACAAACTGCAATACCTGCCAATCCCAGTATGAGAAACAGCAAAGCTGCACCGCTTCCTTTACCTGAGCCCAGTATGCTTACCAGTAGTGATGCTTCAGCCTGTCCTGCCATGAAGGGCTCCAAAATATAATCTATCAATGCCCCTCCTAGAAAATAGCCGACAGGTATCGTGAAAAATTGGAGAGAATTTCTTGCGGCATATACTCTCCCCTGCATAGTGAGGGGGATATGTTCCCGCAGCAGCACATCCATATTCGTATTCATTGCCGGTATAAACAGCCAACCAAGTATCGCGCCAAGACACCATATCACAGATTCTCTGCCAAAGGCCAGAAAAAA comes from the Erysipelotrichaceae bacterium 66202529 genome and includes:
- a CDS encoding cold-shock protein — encoded protein: MSTGKVKWFNADKGYGFITTDAGQDLFVHYSEIQTNGFRTLEEGSKVSFEINTNDRGDHAANVTVI